The window taaaaaaccCATAGTTTTGTTTATTCAgacttattttatataaacagaggatgatttataattatttttttcttaattgttgttttataaatCGTTTAGCatataataaaaagacaaaatattttttaacaaataccgAATTTTATTAATCTatgtaacattttaacatttcttaCAATTTACTTAACTTGTAAATGTATAACAGAAGGTATGTAAATACAATTTCATTTAAGTTGAAGAAAATAGATATTATTAATGCTGTTAATAATACAATTGGCTGTGtaaatcatagactgtataaaaaataaGTGCTAATACAGTACCAGAATAATCAATAATGTAATACAATTTCAgtaatctaaaataattaaatttaatcaaataaaaaaaaaaacttgtccttTTTGTAGTTTAGGTGCATTGTTAAATAATATGTTGACAGTTAGCAATTCAGAGTAATGAATAATAATAGGCTACATTGTATTGAACATCAATATTCTTGCAAAAGTGCTTAGAAGATCACTGATAGTATATTCACatactatttaataaaatatcaaacaccTCCAAAATGCCAACcacatcccttttttttttttttttttaataaagtctgGCAAAGGTGATGGTTAATCATGATTTGTTTCCTACATtgcattgttatttattttatctgaagCTCTCAGAGCAGATTTCATAGCGGTTTCAATCCAGCCATGAGGTCTGGCCGTGTGCTCTCCTGCAAAGTAAATCCTCCCCTCATTCTGGACTATAGACATACTATAGTCTCTCATCTGGAATGGAGTGAAGATGGCAAAGGCGCCGTGGCTGTAAGGATCCATTCCCCACTTTTTCACAACACCCCCGGTGTAGAGCTGGCGGATGTGTTCTCCATGGATCTTCACCAGGTCACTCAACACCAGATCCTTCAAGTCCTCTTCATTGATAGTCTGTAGAAATGCAGCATCATCAGAGGAGGTGTAAGAAGCCAACACAGCCCCGCCTGATATACCAGAGGAATTATGACTGGGGTAGTGAATGAAACGTGATGGCAGATCTGTGATGCTTTTCCCTCCGTGAATGCCATCATCCTCCCAGAACTTTTTGCTGAAACTCAGCACTACTTTTGTGGAGCTGGAATAGTGCAGCGCTCGCAGTGCTTCCATCTTTTCAACCGACAGAGGAGGTTTAAAGTCAATGAGGAGCGTTGCTTTGGCTGTGGCCGTCACCAACACATAATCAGCAGTAATGCTTGTCAGGGTGCCGTGGTTACGCCTGTCTTCGTACAAAACTGTCACGTTGTCCTGCATTTGACTGATGGCCTGGACTTTTGAGTTCTTAAGAATTGTGCTATTTAGCACAGTGTAGAACGCTTTAGGGAATAATTCAAAGCCACCTTTAAATTCATGATACCTGAAAAAGATTATTGATGTagacatttttaatatgtttgaaaCCATTTAGATTTTCTAGCTGATATATACATGTACTACCAGTCTGGAGTCTGATGTTtgctttaaagaaattaatactttgtattttgatcaaataaatgcagacttggtgagtgtacgagaaaaaacaaaaatcccaaacatttgaatggtagtctatATGAGGACATTAATTTTAGTTAACCGTAATAACTTACGTTTCATTGTCACTTATATCACACTGGATGTAGAGCATCTCAGTGAGGGCCGTGTAGAAGAAGCTGTTCTCATTCAGAATATCGCCAATCATCCGCAAAGCCCCTCTGCTCAAATTTCCCACATTCACTAAATACTCCTGTTAACAGATTGGATTTAGAGACATCCTGCCATTGGTACTCATATTTAAACTAACCCATATATTTAAAGCTATTGTAAATGCTAATTAAATCCGATGAGTTATTACAGATGTTTTACCTTAACTGAGTatgaatcatatttatttaacatcttcTCACAGCCCATTCTCTGCAGATCATCTTTTAACTAATAAAGATCCAAGAAAGAAAGGAACGATAAAATATATTAGCAAATAAGCAATAAAAGCAAGATGAGTGGGAAATTATCCattgttttacaatatttaattattctgAAAAGACTTAATTGATTTTACcagaaaaattattaataaacctCATTCATTCTCCCTTTAAATAACAATTTGGCTGGCCAGATACATGTGCTTTTGAATACACAGAATGTTTTCCACTCACCTTGCCCAAAGCCTTGTCAAACAGTTCTCTGGCACTTTTGCCCTTCTCCCAGTCACACACAGGGTACTTCAGAACATCTGGATTCTGCTTTACAGTGTAGGTTTTATAGCGAAATCCgtttataaaataataagtgtTGTCGTCTTCCTGTATAAAGGGTCTAAACGTCAGGCCCAGCTTTGTTGCAAAAGTCGTGAGAATCCTTGAAAGTGATATCATGGACAACAAGTTGATTAAGTTGTGGCCTTTCCTCTTC is drawn from Carassius auratus strain Wakin chromosome 40, ASM336829v1, whole genome shotgun sequence and contains these coding sequences:
- the LOC113058421 gene encoding L-amino-acid oxidase-like translates to MLKNFSLCKYLLALMVFAYHAGGNLEEDPLFKCLQDSDYNYLLKLTEQGLPPAKNPQHVIIIGAGAAGLTAAKFLEDAGHKVTIIEASDRIGGRILTHRDEEGWYAELGAMRIPHFHKILTTFATKLGLTFRPFIQEDDNTYYFINGFRYKTYTVKQNPDVLKYPVCDWEKGKSARELFDKALGKLKDDLQRMGCEKMLNKYDSYSVKEYLVNVGNLSRGALRMIGDILNENSFFYTALTEMLYIQCDISDNETYHEFKGGFELFPKAFYTVLNSTILKNSKVQAISQMQDNVTVLYEDRRNHGTLTSITADYVLVTATAKATLLIDFKPPLSVEKMEALRALHYSSSTKVVLSFSKKFWEDDGIHGGKSITDLPSRFIHYPSHNSSGISGGAVLASYTSSDDAAFLQTINEEDLKDLVLSDLVKIHGEHIRQLYTGGVVKKWGMDPYSHGAFAIFTPFQMRDYSMSIVQNEGRIYFAGEHTARPHGWIETAMKSALRASDKINNNAM